One Oryza brachyantha chromosome 3, ObraRS2, whole genome shotgun sequence DNA segment encodes these proteins:
- the LOC121053784 gene encoding LOW QUALITY PROTEIN: ribulose bisphosphate carboxylase large chain (The sequence of the model RefSeq protein was modified relative to this genomic sequence to represent the inferred CDS: substituted 1 base at 1 genomic stop codon), which yields MSCREGRMSPQTETKASVGFQAGVKDYKLTYYTPEYETKDTDILAAFPVTPQPGVPPEEAGAAVAAESSTGTWTTVWTDGLTSLDRYKGRCYHIEPVVGEENQYIAYVAYPLDLFEEGSVTNMFTSIVGNVFGFKALRALRLEDLXIPPTYSKTFQGPPHGIQVERDKLNKYGRPLLGCTIKPKLGLSAKNYGRACYECLRGGLDFTKDDENVNSQPFIRWRDRFVFCAEAIYKSQAETGEIKGHYLNATVGTCEEMIKRAVFARELGVPIVMHDYLTGGFTANTSLAQYCRDNGLLLHIHRAMHAVIDRQKNHGMHFRVLAKALRMSGGDHIHAGTVVGKLEGEREMTLGFVDLLRDDFIEKDRARGIFFTQDWVSMPGVIPVASGGIHVWHMPALTEIFGDDSVLQFGGGTLGHPWGNAPGAAANRVALEACVQAHNEGRDLAREGNEIIRSACKWSPELSAACEVWKAIKFEFEPVDKLDN from the coding sequence ATGAGTTGTAGGGAGGGACGTATGTCACCACAAACAGAAACTAAAGCAAGTGTTGGATTTCAAGCTGGTGTTAAGGATTATAAATTGACTTACTACACCCCGGAGTACGAAACCAAGGACACTGATATCTTGGCAGCATTCCCAGTAACTCCTCAGCCGGGGGTTCCGCCCGAAGAAGCAGGGGCTGCAGTAGCTGCCGAATCTTCTACTGGTACGTGGACAACTGTTTGGACTGATGGACTTACCAGTCTTGATCGTTACAAAGGACGATGCTATCACATCGAGCCCGTTGTTGGGGAGGAAAATCAATATATCGCTTATGTAGCTTATCCATTAGACCTATTTGAAGAGGGTTCTGTTACTAACATGTTTACTTCCATTGTGGGTAACGTATTTGGTTTCAAAGCCCTACGCGCTCTACGTCTGGAGGATCTGTGAATTCCCCCTACTTATTCAAAAACTTTCCAAGGTCCGCCTCATGGTATCCAAGTTGAAAGGGATAAATTGAACAAGTATGGTCGTCCTTTATTGGGATGTACTATTAAACCAAAATTGGGATTATCCGCAAAAAATTATGGTAGAGCATGTTATGAGTGTCTACGTGGTGGACTTGATTTTACCAAAGATGATGAAAACGTAAACTCACAACCATTTATACGTTGGAGGGACCGTTTTGTCTTTTGTGCCGAAGCTATTTATAAATCACAGGCCGAAACCGGTGAAATTAAGGGGCATTACTTGAATGCGACTGTCGGTACATGCGAAGAAATGATTAAAAGAGCCGTATTTGCGAGGGAGTTAGGGGTTCCTATTGTAATGCATGACTACTTAACCGGGGGATTCACCGCAAATACTAGTTTGGCTCAATATTGCCGCGACAACGGCCTACTTCTTCACATTCACCGAGCAATGCATGCAGTTATTGATAGACAGAAAAATCATGGTATGCATTTCCGTGTATTAGCTAAAGCATTGCGTATGTCTGGGGGAGATCATATCCACGCTGGTACAGTAGTAGGTAAGTTAGAAGGGGAACGCGAAATGACTTTAGGTTTTGTTGATTTATTGCGTGatgattttattgaaaaagaTCGTGCTCGCGGTATCTTTTTCACTCAGGACTGGGTATCCATGCCAGGTGTTATACCGGTGGCTTCAGGGGGTATTCATGTTTGGCATATGCCAGCTCTGACCGAAATCTTTGGAGATGATTCTGTATTGCAATTTGGTGGAGGAACTTTAGGACATCCTTGGGGTAATGCACCTGGTGCAGCAGCTAATCGGGTGGCTTTAGAAGCCTGTGTACAAGCTCATAACGAAGGGCGCGATCTTGCTCGTGAAGGTAATGAAATTATCCGATCAGCTTGCAAATGGAGTCCTGAACTATCCGCAGCTTGTGAAGTATGGAAGGCGATCAAATTCGAGTTCGAGCCGGTAGATAAACTAGATAACTAG
- the LOC121053867 gene encoding ATP synthase subunit alpha, chloroplastic → MIPIGRGQRELIIGDRQTGKTAVATDTILNQKGQDVICVYVAIGQRASSVAQVVTTFHDEGAMEYTIVVAEMADSPATLQYLAPYTGAALAEYFMYRERHTLIIYDDLSKQAQAYRQMSLLLRRPPGREAYPGDVFYLHSRLLERAAKLNSLLGEGSMTALPIVETQSGDVSAYIPTNVISITDGQIFLSADLFNVGIRPAINVGISVSRVGSAAQIKAMKQVAGKSKLELAQFAELQAFAQFASALDKTSQNQLARGRRLRELLKQSQSNPLPVEEQVATIYTGTRGYLDSLEIGQVKKFLDELHKHLKDTKPQFQEIISSSKTFTEEAEILLKEAIQEQLERFSLQEQT, encoded by the coding sequence ATGATCCCCATAGGGCGCGGTCAGCGAGAGTTAATTATTGGGGACAGACAAACAGGCAAAACAGCAGTAGCTACAGATACAATTCTCAATCAAAAAGGGCAAGATGTAATATGTGTTTATGTAGCTATCGGTCAAAGAGCATCCTCCGTAGCTCAAGTCGTAACTACTTTCCATGACGAGGGGGCGATGGAATACACAATTGTAGTAGCTGAAATGGCGGATTCTCCTGCTACATTACAATACCTCGCTCCTTATACGGGAGCAGCCCTGGCTGAGTATTTTATGTACCGCGAACGGCATactttaataatttatgatgatCTCTCCAAACAGGCACAAGCTTATCGCCAAATGTCCCTTCTATTAAGAAGACCCCCCGGCCGCGAAGCTTACCCAGGggatgttttttatttgcattCACGCCTTTTAGAAAGAGCCGCTAAATTAAATTCTCTTTTAGGGGAAGGAAGTATGACCGCTTTACCAATAGTTGAGACTCAATCTGGAGACGTTTCCGCCTATATTCCTACTAATGTAATCTCCATTACAGATGGACAAATATTCTTATCCGCAGATCTATTCAATGTCGGAATTCGACCTGCTATTAATGTGGGTATTTCTGTTTCCAGAGTAGGATCCGCGGCTCAAATTAAAGCCATGAAACAAGTAGCTGGCAAATCAAAATTGGAATTAGCTCAATTCGCAGAGTTACAAGCCTTTGCACAATTCGCCTCTGCTCTCGATAAAACAAGTCAGAATCAATTGGCAAGGGGCCGACGATTACGAGAATTGCTTAAACAATCCCAATCAAATCCGCTTCCAGTGGAAGAGCAGGTAGCTACTATTTATACCGGAACGAGAGGATATCTTGATTCCTTAGAAATTGGACAGGTAAAGAAATTTCTGGATGAGTTACATAAACACCTAAAAGATACTAAACCTCAATTCCAAGAAATTATATCTTCTAGCAAGACATTCACCGAGGAAGCGGAGATCCTTTTGAAGGAAGCTATTCAGGAACAACTCGAACGGTTTTCCCTTCAGGaacaaacataa